The Leguminivora glycinivorella isolate SPB_JAAS2020 chromosome 7, LegGlyc_1.1, whole genome shotgun sequence genomic interval atacatacaatcacgcctgtatcccataaaggggtaggcagagcacacgaaactaccaaagcttcctggcaaataaagggttgaaagaaagcgaaactgtgacattgcagtaacaggttgccagcctctcgcctacgccacaatttaacccatatctcatagtcgccttttacgacacccacgggaagaaaaggggtggtggtGGGGGGATAAACCTTTTTAAATTCGCTGAAGTTATCTTacgaatttaataattaaattctATATtcatatttaggtacctatactttcTCAGTATTATATAATGGTAATCAGAAATGCTAATTCTATTGCCATTGTGCTAACGAACCGTCATTTCTATTAATAATCAGCAAACTCtatgtacatacctacctacgcTATAACGGTTTCGCAGAATCATTCATTCTGAGGTAGtagaattattaaaattattagttacctacttacctaatttttattttaaatctttgttaattttttatacCTCTAACTAAGTGATCCCCTCAAATTAGAAAGAATCAAAATGAGCAATATACAAACTTTTCCGTTTTTATTATCCTTTATTTTATGAGAAACCTGTTTTGACTTATCAGCAGAACTTGAAATACAGAACTTGCAGAATAGtccccagcaacacgctgagatgaggccatttgtATGATTTTCTgtcttattgttattatgtgtatgtcACGAATAATTATATTGGCATCTATTGTATAAGTCTTagtcatttatattattattatgagcctattgtgtcccactgctgggcaaaggcctctcccctctttttccattcctctcgGTTTTGTGCGACATCTGACCAGTCTCTCAAAAATGAGTCTAaattatcccgccatcgccgacaaggtctgccggatcctcggTTTCACTCGAGGGGCTCCCACTGCGTGGTAGTCTTGGCCAATAAGTCATTCACTTCTCGGTTCATACATGAACATGTCTTACTGTTAAACTTCGCTAAAATTTATAACATAGTACATCATTTGACATATTTACTTATGCTTTTTGTCACAATCATTGTATTCTTAACTTGCATTTTGACATAACGACATATCAAGTTTAGTGAAATGTTATGCTATGATATAACGACATATCAAGTTAAGTGAAATATTATGCTAAGCGTGCAAAACCGAACAAATTAAGATATCAAAATGGACTTATTAAGCTCCTCCGCTAACATTTGAACATGTCTTTATATGAAATAAAGTTCAAATGCGAATCACAGTGCATAATCGTATAAACCTACTTGTACAAATAGTAAattgtttgaatagaataaaaaaaaatgataaactGAGATATCAAAGCGTAGCCCTCAATGCTATTCTGTTAAAAtgtgaatatttatttaaatgtcaatTGGCGCTCAAAATAGAAATCAAATGCGTAATAGGATTTGAACATCGAAGGACATTATGAGGTTCAAACTAAAATTATGGAGCAATCAAGTTACACATACTCCTGAGCCTATGTGTAAACTCTTTAGTAAAACTGTATTcaattgtaattaattattaacatCAAATGTTAATCATACTATGTCAAAATATCTATTGAAAACCAACTAAGTGTACTTATATTGACCTTCCAAGATGATCACTTATTCCTTATAAACAAGTGTAGTGTAAATCATGTCAGTCATGATCATACCAATAAAATAAACCTCTACTGATATGAACATGACTATTAATCTAATAAACCGCCTTAATGTTTTAATTGTGTAATAAACCATACTTATCTGaaaaaaagatgaaaataaaagcctaaaatgtataaatatctTGTTTCGGTGTATGCagaaaacttttttattaactGTAAGTGCAGCTAAGATCACAACGAGCTAATTTTAAGCGGTTACTTAATATTTTACTCAATTGATCAATAGAAAAACGTGTTCCTCTTATAACATCTTTTAGGTAAACAAATGTCTTATATTGCATATTTTAAGTTATCAACATTTGCACGGTAAAATATTACGGAAACTTATTGAATAGATCCATATATCAAATTAAGTACCATCACTTGATAGGATTGAGTAACTGCATATGTCCACATATTCTGATTGTAATACtgtgaacataaataaatatttcaaattatcTAGTTGTTCatatacaaaattatttattttcatactcTTTTGTAGAcatgttataaaaatacttcaaaataatgtttttgcCAGTTGAATATTTCTAGTTATcaaattaaatacttatgtacaaataatatttaatgaGTTATCAATGATGGATTGATCAATAATTGTGCAATATCTatagttataaataatttatcaagCAGAccctaaaatattattatgtatgcaAAATATTTAACTATCTTAATACGTGTAGCTGATGGCCCCGGTGACATCGGTTAGCTTCCCAACAAGCCATATAGACTTCTTGTGTTGAGATGAGACCACACCACTGCATCTGATTTATTCTTAGGCGCGCACGAGCTCTCGTTCCTAACAATACGGAATCAGTGTCATTCCTTGGCATTACCATGTTGTTGGTGGCAGATGTATTGGTAGACATATACCCACAGTCATAATACAAAGTCTAAAAGATAAAAGGTCTGTAAATAAGTTCCAAATAATCCTCTACAAAAACCTGAACAAAaagtatagtagtagtagtaataattactgtattgtgtacaacagtctaaatatacaatttgtaggaatagagatacaagtAAGTATATGGAAGTAATGTTGCCATAGTTATAAtctgttttatttaagtttctTCAACAAGCGTAAAAGtttcaatacataaatattcATGCTGTGAATGTAAATTTGGATTCGTGTTTCACAAGATATGAGTATTGTTTGTTTAGATTAAGGCGGCGTCTCAAAGAGATGAGGTACATTTTATTCCTGCGCGCACGCACCTCGCTTggcaatcacagtgcataggtGTGACAGAAATGGCAAATGATGTCGCTCACTCTCGTCTTAAGCTGAAACGATTATTACCTGCGATTACCATtatacctcatttttttagcatTAGAGAGAACGTAAAAGCACGAATCACGAGGTCTTTTATATGAGACATTTTTGCCACAACTAATTACTGTCATTCATGAACTGTCAGTATTATAAACAGATGTTAGCGCGGCGGTTTGTTAGCTACTTTAATATaaactaaattaatttattaataatggtAACATAATGGTAACTTTATTAGTGACAGTCACTATCAAAAATAAAGACTTGGCTTAAACCGGACAGAGAATATTGGCCAAAAAGTTTGTTTGGTCCATAGATTTTATATTTCCGGTCCCAGGTTCGGCCACATGAGAGGACAAagtttgggctggtgtctcACATGCACATTATAGACATTGTGCGAGTGAGGCACCAGACCAATCTCGTCGCCCTCTCACGTGGACCGTTTTCGATACAGACGACTTTATGGCTCAGTGATAAGATTCAATTAAACATATTGCAAAAAATATGACAGTGCAGTCCCTATTAAAGGCCCCATACACGGTACGATTAATCGCTTTGATCGACTGGACGAATATCGTGGCGATCGATCGCATTGAAATTGCCAGCCATACACGAAGCAATTTATCGTTACGTTCGAGCCGTACACGAAGCAATACACGTTACGATGGATCATTTACTCCTACGAAACGGAATAATGAAGTCACTTTAAGTACTCAATTTTAAAAATGGATTTATAATTTACGAACTTTTTTTCTACTGTATGTTGCGTTATATTCTTTCATTCGGCTACGATTATATCcaaagataaaaagaaaaagaactaAAACAGAGTATGTTAAAAATTCCTCCTAAATCAGAGGCTTCTAGAGAATTTCAAGTAGGTACCAAGTAGGTCGTTTCGATTAAAGGTGCAACCACACCGTGACTTAAAAAACGGCGACGGTATACGaaatcgcagtgacgcatcgtatccgtaccaTTTTTACTGCATGCTCCCCACACCGTGTCCCATATACGAAAGTCACTGCGTTTCCGTACCTACCGTCTGCGTATTATAATCAGCGGTCTGTGGAccatgcggtaaaaacggtacggatacgatgcgtcactgcgattccgtaccgtcacCGTTTTTTAGGCAGCGCTGTGGTCGCACCTTAATTAGTAACGGGTGCATAGCAAAGATGAATCGTACCGTGTATGCGACCCTTTATAGGTTAAAGTAGCAAATCTTAATTGTCACTTGTCACTACCGTATTTCAGGTATTAAGGgctatttttcttataatttgtATCAAACTATCGCCTTATCGACTTTTGTTCTGTAACAGTAAAGCCCACTTGCACTAAacatttaactcggggttagtgagctgtcatctgtcaatttccgtataaaatggtgggttaaccctccattttcgttggtgcaagtggttataaagtaatttatataattttcaattttttctgtTCCAGCGCCTTGACTTGGAAGCAGCAATCACCGCAAACCATTTAAAACAAAGACAAGAAGCTTTAGCCGCCGAACGAGCAAAGAGGGAACAATCCAGCGGGAAAAACAGCCCTCGACCATCACCCAGCAACTCAGTGCATAAGGACCTATCCAGGGCCCCTTCCAACGTGAGCCAGGCTTACGAAACTCGTCATTTCATTAAACCTATAATCTTAGTCAATGATAGACCTCCAGATGACCCTGATGATAAGTGGACGCAACTTGTGGATGTGATATCGCAGAGTGAGAAGTTTAAAGCTATTACTAGTAGAAGGAAATTTAAGCGGAAGTTTTGTAGGAGTAAGCGGATTTTGTATAAAAGGTCTTACTCGATCGCGTAAcgtgtatttattaaaatattgtattttagtttaattagtcATCCTTGCATATTTCTTAGATACTTATTATATTGgtattttttatatacaatttttgaCTACGTTGTACGTGTCAATAACTGACTTATTATACAACATAATTATGTCGAATAATTGATTTGTGTATGTGTCTGGTACATGGAAGTTAATAAGTAATAATTCATATAACTGGACGTCAGTTTAGTACGCGcgttttaaataggtaaaaaatgaaatataCAGGGTGCTTTGAGGAACCCAAATAATTTTGCCAGCGTGTTCCTGTTTGCCCATGTTTAGAAAATAAAAAGTCATACAAAGTAAGCTGGTTTCGGGATAGTTTTTGAGTAATTGatgatttttcttttttttaatatttcagtatAATGCACCTTTATTATAGCGACGTTGCAAGACCGACACATTACCTGACTGACGTATTCTGCAtaaatcaatttttttaaagaaaaattcTCTTACGTAAGAAGAAAAATGTACGTAATTATGTGCCTTAATTGATAAGAATACTTAAAAATGTATGTCAGTAATTATAAGTgtaaccttttctctagcaATTAATAAgaagttttctttgttcttatttactgacagacttggttgacaaagcataatattttatttacgtatataaattatattcgATTTTTCAGACACATATTTTTGAACCTAAaacttattgtattgtatacattatattttataactatTACTGATCGTTTTTCTATAATAAGTGTAACAATCAATTAGTTTTGAATTGTTATAATATAATGTTATTTAGTATGACAGTCAAGTGGAAGACATGTATATGCTATAGTAcgaatttttttgtttacttatGTAAAAGTATGCAACAGTATTATTAATGATCCGGATATAATTAAAAGACTCCAATAATACGTGTACAGTTTAttatttacctatactaaagTTAAACAATACATAGGAGCGTTTAAAGTACACGAAatttcacaaaaatatatagGCCAGTTTTTACCAATTTCCAATCGAATTAAAGAAGTTATCAATTTGGCTGCCGAAGTAAAACAATAAGTTAGCGTTTTTAAATCTGATAGGAATTCGATTACAACTTCAAGGATAAAGGGCAAAATTGggtttaaatgaataaaattgaAGGACATTTCCttgaatttacattttttgatgAAGAGTAAAGTTTATTACATCCAGAACTTACAGCCCGattcaaattttaataaattaaatctagATACGATAGGATATATGAGTAACAAAACTGACTGAAAAACTGAATAATGGACAATTTTTAGTATGGGCAAATACAAAATCAGTCTTTCGAATAAGTTTGCTAATCGTAGTGATAATAAAGTAACTAAATACGAAGTACCTATTTGCTTCCCAAAATTGTTGTAGGTAAGAATAAATGAGATATGCAAATGGAAGAGAAATTACATCATTCCTacacaaaatattaataaaggTAATTTGATTTGGtggactggtagagaatgccttttggcattaattCCGCTATTTgttatgcatttttttttttttttttgaaatgaagttgaaataaatatgagctcagacatttgttcctgagtcatggatttataagtatttgtatgttatgtatatcgttgtcttagTTGAGTACCcgcaatacaagccttcttgcgcttactgtgggactcagtcaatctgtataaCAATGTCCTTTAAGGTGCAGGTAAGGTTATTCTGAATGACAAAAATGTtcaggtaatttcgaaaggggaatcttgattatgatggaaataatggtgatttttatgcgactttcgaaatcagacgactttcggaattagctcaatatttatttattttaaatatatttttctaacaAAAGAAAACTCAGGTTACGCGTCTACAAAGTGGTCGTGGTTGTATTGTTTGATTGTCGCTAGCTGGCAACCGTAAATGGCGCGAAACCAGTTGAGAGGGTGAATGCTCCACTAAAGCACAATGGGTGGACAGTGTCCACTAGACGGGTAGCTTATATTCAGTAAAATAGGACACTAATAGACtgaattgaaaatgaaaaaatgaaaatgaaaatgaaatatttatttttcaagtaggcatattacaatgcgcttatgaacatcaaataaagctacgccggctctaaccctacgcctcagcctcgagaagatttcagtcccccctcagttgggaggggggtatccactatgggaccggcaagaaactcggcgggcaacttcttttcaaaacattacaccttatatttttttttttcagattccaaaaattatttattagacaccttataattaacatgcattaaataacaagatacaatttaacatgcaaaagtattcatcatataaatacttatatacatagaaaatatccatgactctggaacaaatatctgtgctcatattatgtactcgtacttattctattcaaaatattttccaTATTTACCTTCATatcattttttttgtagtatgTACTTACGGTTTGTGTACaaacatataaattatataatacaaaatacaaatattatactAACCAAATATCTCTTCATGTTAGAAATATGAGTAACACAGGTGTTACAATAAGGTATGATACATCACATGCGGTATTTGTCTCGAGAAATCCGTCTCGCGTAAGTTTTATTAGTTTCATATGTCAAGAGTACCACAGAGAAGTAAACTTACAGAGATTAAGCTTCAAGTAACCATAGAATTCTACTAttccattttatattataattccAAACACGGCGCATACAGACGCCAGAGGCCATGTCCGAGTATTTAAACAGTTTATATGTATGAACCGTGTGGTGACAAgttagaatttcaccaccccttttccttccgtgggtgtcgtagatgaTGGAAACTTGTTATAGCATGGTCATAATTCTGTTTTCTTTGAACCCTGATTGCTAACATTGGCAGTGGCAATTAATCAGTTTCAAGTGgaatatttccgagctcatataacccgacaaccttcaaatcaagggtgaacaggcatcttctgggcgagctcactccatcgtaggccacgtctttgcctttggctagtctgtggtcaagagtaagcccattcataataataattaaaaaaaaatctgcctaccccttcattaaactttcgtgagtAATATTGTATTCATTGAAAAACACTGTCCTACTCACCTTAATTATATCGCTATTGGTGACGTGTTCCGAATCAAATTGGCAATGACATGATTGCCTGCGGCTGTTACACTCCGTGCATTCGCCGCTGCATGCATTTTTTGAAGAAGAATCAACCAATTTGATTGGAAATCTATCGCCGATAGTGATTTATACCTACGCAATGAACTGTGTTTTTCAATTTTAGCGTGTAAGTgcgatttcacattatccgatccgatgtcggatgtaggaccgatatcccatacattacaggcgccatcgtggattttttccattgaaatccttcggCATCTGATATCGAAAACGGACTAAAGATGTTTGTGAACTCGACCGTATACTGACCGGATTGTAGCTGTGCGAGAGGGATGCTCTTTTGCGACTTGCAAAGCAAATTAGAGCTTAGCGAGGCGTAGAACATGCTTCGCTGCTTGTATGCAACAGTTGCTCTGTAAGTTAATTCCTCTGTGGATTCGCGTACAAAGACGACTGTGGCGGCTTGTTGCCGGAAATTTGCATTTTACACTAACGCTTAATTAATTGTGTACTCGGTATACAACTAACGAACTGAAAACTACGCGGTAATTGTACCTGCTAATGTAGTCATACAATTTTCGGCAACATTATATCTCTCCTCGGCAtctagttatttattttgtggGAGGTAGTGAGTTGATTGGAATTAAAAATATGCCAAAAACTTAGGTAACTCGCGCCAAGCAAGTGGGTTTACGAAGTTCGCAAGGTGTAGATATTTTTCTTACtcaaagtgcgttttcacattatccgatccgatattggatgtaggaccgatatcccatatacacttaagccaccatctttgatttttgcctttgaaatccttcctacatacgatatcggatcggataatgtgaggCGTCAGGGAAAGATACCCGGAATTTGCGGACCGGTCGTTCGCAGTAGGTCTGAGAGACATCAGTCAGTTTCTCACCGTTGATCTGTCAGGGTAAACACATGATGATGTAAACATGGATTGTCTTGCATTCAACCCTAACCGTACTGACTTAATTTGCAAATACATTTCCCGTTCTCACACATCACTTAAGATGTATCAAGGTTGTTTGTCTTCGTAACCCAAAGGGAATCGTAACTAGTTTGATGTTGATAGAGAATAAATCACGTGAACCCTTTGGACATTAGGGACTGAATGCTAGGACAGTTCCTTTAAGTTTCAAAGGACCATTAAATGTATTAAGCATAGCTATTGAAACTTGTCTAAAGAAGGTAACTGCTATTTTGGGTCATTCTTAGGGAGGATGCGGTCGCATTGGATGTGCTTGCATCTAAATAGCTATGAGTCTTTCCTATTAGTCAGCAGAAATGTGGAACACCCATGTAATTATCTTCCCGTGTCACCGAACGCTTCTGAAAATTGGTGGTTTAAGAAAATTGAGCAGTTTGATGTAACTCCTACTCTCCACGTTTGATGTAACTTGTCTACTCCTTTTTGGTAAACATGCGTCAGTATACAGCGTGTAAACGTAATACGGGCGATTAATTAAACCAGGCATTTAATTCattagtgttatcattaatGGTGATTCAAAAAGTGTCtatgagttactcttaattttcacctcatcatgaatttttgaaaaagaatcccagcagcaatgacaactgtcaacgagcatTTAACGTGAGTGTGTTTCcgttacattgcgggccgaattattttgtttgatgtcaattttaaataaaaaaaatatctaattacatttcttatgtcgTATACTCACAACCGTTAAGACATTcacccgtattaggtttacaccctgtatgtaaATAAACTTTAGATACCCGTGCGGGAAAAATCAATGAAAATATAAACTTACTTTACAAAGCCTGCACTTACCTACTGTTCGATAAAGCTCATGCCAATGGTGAAAATGTATATTCATTTTTCGGGCATACTCAATTTTCCTTTAAAGCGAGGCTCTTTCATTTCAGTTTACTACAAAAATTAGGTTATATCGCGCTTTTGACGGCTCTGGTTCAAAGATAAaatatatcgatacctctgggttcaattggcgtaaaggacattttggcgaaaatgagttatatatacagttttgttcaaaatttcaagcgctatcgatctgtgtagttaaaatttcgatatctcttaaaaagttgcctttacggcCAAGATtatctactatggacttgcaaaaatagcttttctgaaggggcgtaaatatcaagtcattaattataaattattatttgtgtcgtaaaggaaatctacaaataaaaatatagacgtaagtcaccttgatatatattgttgtcctttaagcccttactttttaaggatcactttctatagtagtgtggtaaagtttggcgtaaaggacaagtttttttgttcttcgtcctttacgaccagcactaaaaatattttaaccgcaactgtaatcgatatctttgggttcaattgtcgtaaaggacatataatgcaggttttcaagagaaagataaacccactttttttgtttttttgaccgatatttgtgacgtgtataagaaaaatatgcagattacgagtatctttaacctagtgtagcaaccgtagtgataaactaaacgatttagaagatagatagttgtaaaggacacgtcaaaatgctataacgtcctttacacccatgatttgatagggtcgtaaatgacagtcttagatgatttttatacaaagtcggggcggaattgtaaccgaaatggtactacaaatgttgtgctaagtttacaattaaaaactggaaaaatgtatcaaaacgtacttaagagcccttattcctttgAGCGCTCATCAaattcgtgaaatagccatCGAGAGATGGCGTTgacgctcggtacgcgagcaccggcaacgcAACGCGTGTTTCAACACAGGcaagaataatcttgatagttttgaatttaatcgctagtaacaattcttttggttttaCATGGGGActcttttttaaagtttaccAGAGATAAGAATAGATTATGAAAACTTCCACCCATAAGGGCATAAAAATGGGGTGCAAGTTTGTAGggggatgatttttttttgttatagacttgaaattagagaataagAGAAAAGTGATTTCAGCAGCGTTTTTGGATACTCTTTTCCTAAGGGGGTAAAAACTGTCATCATGATGGAGAAGGGGGATGGTTGGGGTTGAAACATATTACTTTTTTGTTTCTCTGTGCTACAGTCACCGTCATAAAGGAGTGATGAGATTTCTATACCTAGTCGCTATAGATCGTtcgacaatttcgtatgacatttcaaagagtatatgacaaggtacagaaatcatcacttatttatgccggtgactgtacactgTATGGATAGTAGTGGTAAACggtagtaaacaaaaaatcatatttcgGCGCTattattttagggttccgtacctcaaacaGGAAAAAGGAATTATTGGATCACTCGTGcctctgtctgtccgtctgtcatgtctaactatattctcatgtacacaggcaattattgcatatgtctcggcttggaagaccgtggcataattgcccatgctgatactaccactgtagtcatttgcatagatgcctgcgcccgtaccagatgccatcttggacccgtctgtataccagatgatggtgttgtcatcaggggtgggtgtctccagcccctccttccattcggctctagtatggactttggttttgaagtttttgtggaagatgaatttcggttgcattttgtcgcagcccatactcatcagccttcccatagaattgttgtattccatgcttgtgtgtttagtcttcggcatgctatcgctccagaggcctgttaaagccagccggtgtagcgatttcagtgcctcagactgtatcactagatgtagcggcgggagatccaatagtacctccaatgctgctgttggcgtcgttctgaacgcacccgttatagccatgcatgctgtcctttgtaccttcatgaggacatccttgcatgtgctcagtaatgtccttggccaccaggccaggcttccgtacaggattataggtctcaccatcatggtgtagatccaccttagtacctttgggtttaaaccccatgttttgccgtaagctgacctacacattccaaacactctaagtgccttggctgtggtcagttcgacgtgtcttttccagttcagttctttgtctagtgttacccctagatatttcacttcattggaaagttcaagtacccttccatagagccttagttgctccatgccagtaagggcccttttcctggtaaacggtactaccactgttttgcctggattgatggagagttgttggtggttacaccacctctccacttgcctcagtgctgtattcatgatttctgacaccgttcccgggaatttcccgtttatgagtatcactaaatcatctgcataacccactgtatatactgggcccttatttagttcttccaaaagtgagttcactaccaggctccatagagtcggagagagaaccccaccttgtggacaaccttttgttgctgtggctagtaattcttcccccatgagggaggacttaattagccggctgttcaacatattacctatccagcggcagatggtaggttctatgccatgtttgagtgcagcattattgattgcaccatatgtggtgcgatcaaaggcaccttcgacatccagaaatgcagcaagacatagttctttgttttctatggcctgctccgctc includes:
- the LOC125227937 gene encoding uncharacterized protein LOC125227937, whose amino-acid sequence is MNYKDRKMNLKLNNEIRPAPRLKLKKNPATIKEERQRTGRYIAILVGICLLLLAIYHAWVRKIPVVASLVVPALIMFIYVGWVLYSANREKHRRLDLEAAITANHLKQRQEALAAERAKREQSSGKNSPRPSPSNSVHKDLSRAPSNVSQAYETRHFIKPIILVNDRPPDDPDDKWTQLVDVISQSEKFKAITSRRKFKRKFCRSKRILYKRSYSIA